In Candidatus Deferrimicrobiaceae bacterium, the genomic stretch GACGGCCCGCGGCCATTTCGACAACGACCTGACGCCGTTCATGCTCGTCTCGGACGTCATCGTCCGCGACCTTCTCGTGATGGCGGGGGGGCTGCTGGTCGCGACCTTCGTCCTGTTCGCCTTCCTGCTCCGGCGCATTCACGCGGGCATCCTGCGGCTGGTCGAGGTGCTGCTCAAGTCCGCGCAGGGCGACCTGTCGACGCCCACCGATGCGCCCGGCCCCGCCGAGATCGGCGCGTTCGGGGAGCGGCTCGACGGCATCCGCGGGACGACGCTCGTGCTCATCAAGGAGATCCGCGGCGACGCCGCCGCGCTCGAATCGGCGTCCCTGTCCGGGGACGATTACAAGGCGCGCTGGAACGCGCTGAAAGAGAAGCTCGGGAGGCTGGCCCCATGAGCGCCGACATAAGCACCGACAACGTCAGGATCACCGAAGGCCGGTACGGCACCCGCTTCCTGGTCAAGCTGGCGATCACCGTCGCCGGCGGTCTCACGCTGGTCTTCGGGTCGCTGTACCTGCTATTTTCCCGCCCGCTCCGGGGCGGCTACGGTTCCGCCTACCAGGCGCTCAACAGCCTGACCGAGCCGTGGCTGCTGCTTCCGATCGTCGGCCTTCCGGTGCTGGTCTACGCGCTCGTCGTCTGCATCGTCACGGTCGTCCTGTGCGTTTATGCCATCCACAAGGTGGCGGGCCCGCTCTACCGAATGGACCGCGTGGTCGACAACTACGTATCCGGCGAACCGATCCGGGCCGTCTTCTTCCGGCAGGGCGACCAGGCGGCGGTGCTTGCCGACGTATTCAACGCCTTCGTCGCCCGCCTTCGCGAAGACCGCCAGGGATGCCAGGATCTGATGGCGCGCGCCGAGAGCGACTTCGCCCGCGACCCGGCCGCGGCCAGGGCCGAGATGGCCAAGGCCGCCGCCGAGATCGGGAAGCGCACGGCGAAGTACAAGTAGTTTCCCGGATGCGCATCGCGATCATCGGGTCCGGCGCGGTCGGGCTCTTCTACGGCGCCGTCCTGCAGCGGGGGGGCCACGACGTCCGTTTCCTCCTTCGCACCGATTACGAGGCGGTGAGCGCATCCGGGCTGACCGTCCATTCGATCGACGGCGACTTCCGCCTCGACCGGGTCCTCGGCTTCCGCGATGCCGCCGACATGGGCGAGGTCGACCTGGTCCTCGTGGCGCTCAAGGCGTTCTCCAATGCGCACCTGGTCGAGATGGTCCGGCCGCTGATGGAGGGCGATGCCGCCGTCCTGACGCTGCAGAACGGCCTCGGCAACGAGGAGCTGCTGGCGGATGCGTTCGGGGCATCGAAGGTCCTGGGCGGGGTTGCGATGATCGGCGTCGGGCGCACGTCCCCCGGCATCGTGAACCACATGGCGCTCGGCGCCATCCGGCTGGGAGAGTTCGCGGGAGGGCTCTCCGCCCGGGCCGAGGCGATCTCGGCCGTGTTCCGCGAGGCCGGAATCCGCTGCGAGGCCGTCGCCGACCTCCGGAAGATCCGATGGGAAAAGCTGGTCTGGAACATCCCCTTCAACGGCCTTTGCACGGTGACGGGGGAAACACCCTCCGTCCTGCTCGCCCGTCCGGACATGCGTCGGTTGGTGACTGAGATCATGAGAGAGGTCGTCGCGGGCGGGAACGCGCAGGGGTTCCGCGATCCGATCCCGGAAGCGTTCGTCGCGAAAATGGTATCGACGACCGAGCGGCACACGGGGAAGCATCGCCCCAGCATGCTGGTCGACCGGCTCGCGGGTCGACCCCTCGAACTCGACGCGATCTACCGGATCCCCCTCGAGCACGCGGCGGATCGGGGCGTCGAGATGGCCCGGGTACGGATGCTCCACGCGCTGCTCGAGTTGGGCGAGAAGGGCGCGAACCGGGAAAGCCCGCCCGGCTGATACAGGCGCAGCCTCTCCCCCGCGAAGGGGAGAGGCTGCGCTTTCCTGAACCTGACCCTTTGCTACTTCTTGCCCGTCGTGAAGCTGAACGTCAGGGCGGCCGCGGTCGGGTTCCCCGCCAGGTCCTTCACCGCACCCGCGGGCACCGTCACCGTATATTTCGTCAAAGCGATAAGCTGGGCTCCCGTCGAGGCGAGCCGGACCTGCAGGACGGCCGGGTTCGTCGTGCTCACCGCTGCCGTTATGGCCACCGGGACCGTCTGGTTCTTGTTGTTGACGTAGGTCAGCGTGATTCCGCCGACGTT encodes the following:
- a CDS encoding 2-dehydropantoate 2-reductase → MRIAIIGSGAVGLFYGAVLQRGGHDVRFLLRTDYEAVSASGLTVHSIDGDFRLDRVLGFRDAADMGEVDLVLVALKAFSNAHLVEMVRPLMEGDAAVLTLQNGLGNEELLADAFGASKVLGGVAMIGVGRTSPGIVNHMALGAIRLGEFAGGLSARAEAISAVFREAGIRCEAVADLRKIRWEKLVWNIPFNGLCTVTGETPSVLLARPDMRRLVTEIMREVVAGGNAQGFRDPIPEAFVAKMVSTTERHTGKHRPSMLVDRLAGRPLELDAIYRIPLEHAADRGVEMARVRMLHALLELGEKGANRESPPG
- a CDS encoding methyl-accepting chemotaxis protein, whose product is MNTMPQYNMRRIVLINPRFQLRVAMLFCAIILLGGALLAFQIFRDVQGVLVEATARGHFDNDLTPFMLVSDVIVRDLLVMAGGLLVATFVLFAFLLRRIHAGILRLVEVLLKSAQGDLSTPTDAPGPAEIGAFGERLDGIRGTTLVLIKEIRGDAAALESASLSGDDYKARWNALKEKLGRLAP